A portion of the Adhaeribacter radiodurans genome contains these proteins:
- the rsmI gene encoding 16S rRNA (cytidine(1402)-2'-O)-methyltransferase gives MATPNETRLYLVPTPIGNLEDITLRAIRILKEVDTILAEDTRTSGKLLQHLGIEKRMHSHHLHNEHKAASHLVQRLLDGEKMALISDAGTPAISDPGFLLVRECLKSGVAVECLPGPTAFVPALVKSGFSTDRFTFEGFLPIKKGRQTRLQSLSTEERTMIFYESPHRILKTLDQFKETFGEERMVSVSRELTKLFEETITGTLAEVIIIFQQKAIKGEFVLVLEGLK, from the coding sequence ATGGCTACTCCCAACGAAACCAGATTGTACCTGGTGCCTACGCCTATCGGCAACCTCGAAGATATTACCCTGCGCGCTATCCGGATATTAAAGGAGGTAGATACCATTCTGGCCGAAGATACCCGTACTAGTGGCAAATTATTGCAGCACTTAGGTATTGAAAAACGGATGCACAGCCATCATTTGCATAACGAGCACAAAGCGGCCTCTCATTTGGTACAACGCTTACTCGACGGCGAAAAAATGGCCTTGATTTCGGATGCGGGCACGCCGGCTATCTCTGACCCGGGTTTTTTACTGGTGCGCGAATGCCTGAAAAGCGGTGTAGCGGTAGAATGCTTACCTGGCCCAACGGCTTTTGTGCCGGCCCTGGTAAAATCGGGTTTTAGCACCGATCGTTTTACCTTCGAAGGTTTTTTGCCTATTAAAAAAGGCCGGCAAACCCGATTGCAAAGTTTAAGTACCGAAGAGCGTACTATGATCTTTTACGAGTCGCCGCACCGTATTCTAAAAACGTTAGACCAGTTTAAAGAAACTTTCGGCGAAGAGCGAATGGTCTCGGTATCGCGGGAGCTTACTAAATTATTTGAAGAAACCATAACCGGTACCCTGGCCGAGGTAATTATTATTTTTCAGCAAAAAGCCATTAAAGGTGAATTTGTGCTAGTGCTGGAAGGGCTAAAGTAA
- a CDS encoding choice-of-anchor D domain-containing protein, whose amino-acid sequence MNIIYPSYNCKVPSSLKVVFLFSLLLITELAYGETNTPEINLKQGTTNKLSGSDYTFANQNVKTTGPTVTFTIENSGTGNLTISNITLTGANADQFTLNKTATTLVIAPGTNTTFTLDFSPKNNVPGIKNAVITIVNNDADEETYILNVTGTAVILAATISSLSPVGGAAEGATATINGTNLINTTGVTFNGVPAASFSIVSNTRVTAIIPPGATSGPISVSNAGGTIISAQTFYILPKITSFTPTFGPTDASVVITGTSFTGTTSVKFNGTEASFTVNSATKITALVPANASTGIISVTTPSGTGTSSASFTPPPSIISIIGPGSASSAIIGNTITINGTSFTSAATVKFTDKSGNSNSVTATKTFVNNTQLTAVIPVGAATGLVTVTTTSGSASAPFNITNTTYTWNNTSASWANPNSWTPARTSPSTNDLLIFESVSVNPVLDFASSEETIGYLNVVKDVNVTFSVATDKTLNINNDVAVGTAQDFIIATGAKLVVTNSTAGADLIINILPGATGTVVGTITFLGVGLAEHRLYANNISTGGNTLVFQSGSTFYAGANFSGSPFGSTYNNSVQFSSNSVYYNQSVTGGSPFGTSTSNVVVFEVNTVYRHDVNTVPDLLNRTYGTISFNAASFNQTITGTGNLTILKDLILSAPSGSPNPVCNLNLVGTITIGRNITVTKGSLSFNPATATTIKLTGSAGGAAKAGTISGAGTAFNLGPNANLTIEPGAVITLTRNIVGTGKATINGTVTTANSNGLMSGTNTSFASSLRVTLNPGSTVEYNGTASQTVSAGNYANLTISSTRADNSTITLPTLPATLKISEVFSPVAVGVSYTTTTTTIEFNGGEQTIPPFNYYNLVISGTGDKLLGESFIVGNNVNMVANNIITESNFLILGTAATITGEAEGRYVVGNLSVNRIIDNAGSDFGGIGFTLGNGAQTGSTSVTRVAGPGSSILIPENGHEGINRRWEVLPTNQPAGPVNVTLAWVADDDNGKDLSSARVWKTQGDDLSTYYDVSKVNQDASNHQISATVTSFSTLTVSDENNPLPVELTYFNVVKKGQNAVLTWQTATEKNNAGFGIEASSDAIHFEGVGFVKSLNPNATTLQDYTFTHRPLGTGTIYYRLKQTDWNGTNKYYGPKALRFDQVVPTLLAYPNPVTDKDAEVTVQVGAMPLEKVTITVTDALGKVVYHRTESKNSTGNELKVNVQHLPAGIYILNITTPTNAAQTKIVKQ is encoded by the coding sequence ATGAACATTATTTACCCAAGTTATAACTGTAAAGTACCATCCAGCCTAAAGGTTGTATTTCTATTTTCTTTACTTCTGATAACAGAATTAGCATACGGAGAAACTAATACTCCGGAAATTAATTTAAAACAGGGAACTACTAATAAACTAAGCGGCAGCGATTATACATTTGCCAACCAAAATGTTAAAACTACGGGCCCAACGGTAACATTTACCATCGAAAATAGCGGCACAGGCAATTTAACTATTTCGAATATTACTTTAACCGGTGCCAATGCCGACCAGTTTACCCTTAACAAAACCGCCACGACCTTAGTAATAGCCCCGGGTACCAATACTACTTTTACGTTAGATTTTTCGCCGAAAAATAATGTACCAGGCATTAAGAATGCCGTAATTACTATTGTAAATAATGATGCAGATGAGGAAACGTATATCCTTAATGTAACGGGTACAGCAGTAATTTTAGCGGCTACTATATCTTCGCTTTCTCCTGTTGGTGGGGCTGCTGAAGGAGCTACTGCTACTATTAATGGTACTAATTTAATTAATACTACTGGTGTTACTTTTAACGGAGTCCCCGCGGCTAGCTTTTCTATAGTTAGTAATACTAGGGTTACTGCTATTATACCACCGGGCGCTACTTCCGGGCCCATAAGTGTAAGTAATGCCGGTGGCACGATTATAAGTGCCCAGACGTTTTATATTTTACCCAAAATCACCAGTTTTACGCCAACATTTGGCCCAACAGACGCTTCTGTGGTAATTACCGGCACTAGTTTTACTGGAACAACATCCGTTAAGTTTAATGGAACGGAAGCCAGTTTTACTGTAAATAGTGCCACTAAAATTACTGCTTTAGTACCAGCGAATGCTAGTACCGGTATCATATCAGTGACTACCCCGAGCGGTACGGGAACCAGTTCCGCCTCATTTACTCCCCCGCCCTCTATTATTTCCATAATTGGTCCCGGTAGCGCTTCATCGGCTATAATTGGGAACACCATTACTATTAATGGTACCAGTTTTACTTCTGCTGCTACCGTTAAATTTACAGATAAATCCGGTAACAGTAACAGCGTAACAGCTACTAAAACGTTTGTGAATAATACCCAATTAACCGCCGTTATTCCGGTTGGGGCAGCTACAGGTTTAGTAACTGTAACTACAACCTCGGGCTCTGCAAGTGCTCCTTTTAACATAACAAATACCACATATACCTGGAATAACACTTCTGCTAGCTGGGCTAACCCAAACAGCTGGACACCAGCCCGTACTTCGCCTTCTACTAATGATTTACTTATATTTGAAAGTGTTTCTGTAAATCCAGTTCTGGATTTTGCTTCTTCTGAAGAAACAATTGGTTATCTGAATGTTGTAAAGGATGTTAATGTTACTTTTAGTGTTGCTACGGATAAAACTTTAAATATTAACAATGATGTAGCAGTAGGCACCGCGCAAGATTTTATAATAGCTACCGGAGCCAAACTTGTTGTAACTAATTCAACCGCTGGAGCCGATCTCATTATTAATATTTTACCGGGAGCAACGGGTACCGTGGTGGGTACTATTACTTTTCTGGGGGTAGGATTAGCCGAGCATCGGTTATATGCCAATAATATATCAACCGGAGGTAATACACTAGTATTTCAATCGGGCAGCACCTTTTATGCCGGAGCTAACTTTTCGGGTTCTCCTTTTGGTAGTACTTACAACAACTCGGTTCAATTTTCTTCTAACTCCGTCTACTATAATCAGTCTGTTACGGGTGGTTCCCCTTTTGGTACCAGTACCAGTAACGTAGTTGTATTTGAGGTAAATACCGTTTACCGCCACGACGTAAATACGGTTCCGGATCTACTAAACCGCACGTATGGCACTATTAGTTTTAATGCTGCGTCTTTTAATCAAACCATAACCGGTACCGGAAACTTAACAATATTAAAAGACTTAATCTTATCGGCTCCTTCCGGATCTCCTAACCCTGTTTGTAACTTAAATCTGGTCGGCACTATAACCATAGGCAGAAATATAACAGTAACCAAAGGTTCGTTAAGTTTTAATCCGGCGACAGCAACTACTATAAAGTTAACCGGTAGTGCGGGCGGAGCAGCTAAAGCCGGAACTATATCCGGAGCGGGTACTGCTTTTAATCTTGGACCTAATGCTAATTTAACTATTGAACCAGGAGCGGTTATAACACTAACCCGAAATATTGTTGGTACCGGAAAAGCAACTATAAACGGAACGGTAACTACGGCTAATAGTAATGGTTTAATGAGCGGCACCAATACTTCCTTTGCCAGTTCTTTAAGAGTTACTTTAAATCCGGGTTCAACGGTAGAGTACAATGGTACAGCCTCCCAAACAGTTTCCGCTGGAAACTACGCGAACTTAACTATTTCCAGTACTAGGGCAGATAACTCCACCATTACTTTACCAACTTTACCAGCTACCTTAAAAATTTCGGAAGTATTTTCCCCGGTTGCTGTTGGGGTGAGTTATACCACCACTACCACAACTATCGAGTTTAATGGGGGCGAACAAACAATTCCACCTTTCAATTACTATAATTTAGTTATTTCCGGTACGGGAGATAAATTGCTGGGAGAGAGTTTTATCGTGGGCAATAATGTAAATATGGTAGCTAATAATATTATTACGGAAAGCAATTTCTTGATATTAGGTACTGCGGCCACTATTACCGGAGAAGCGGAAGGGAGATACGTAGTGGGCAATTTAAGTGTTAACCGAATAATAGATAATGCTGGTTCTGATTTTGGCGGCATTGGATTTACACTAGGCAACGGAGCACAAACGGGTAGTACTAGTGTAACCCGGGTGGCGGGTCCTGGTAGTAGTATTTTGATACCAGAAAATGGCCATGAAGGCATTAACCGCCGCTGGGAGGTGCTACCCACTAACCAACCTGCTGGCCCCGTTAATGTTACTTTAGCCTGGGTAGCCGACGATGATAACGGAAAAGATTTAAGTAGCGCCCGGGTCTGGAAAACGCAAGGCGACGATTTAAGTACGTATTATGATGTAAGCAAAGTTAACCAGGATGCCAGTAACCATCAAATTTCAGCTACCGTAACTTCTTTTTCTACCTTAACTGTTTCGGATGAGAATAACCCACTACCGGTAGAATTAACTTATTTTAATGTGGTAAAAAAAGGCCAAAATGCGGTATTAACCTGGCAAACGGCTACGGAAAAAAATAATGCTGGGTTTGGTATAGAAGCATCATCGGATGCTATTCATTTTGAAGGAGTAGGTTTTGTAAAATCTCTTAATCCGAATGCAACTACCTTGCAGGACTATACATTTACGCACCGCCCATTAGGAACCGGAACCATTTACTACCGCTTGAAGCAAACCGATTGGAATGGAACCAATAAGTATTACGGACCTAAGGCCCTCCGTTTCGACCAGGTTGTTCCAACGCTGTTAGCTTATCCAAATCCGGTTACAGATAAAGATGCCGAAGTAACGGTTCAAGTTGGAGCGATGCCCTTGGAAAAAGTAACAATAACGGTAACAGATGCTTTGGGTAAAGTAGTTTACCATCGAACAGAATCAAAGAATTCAACTGGCAACGAGCTAAAAGTAAATGTACAACATCTACCGGCCGGTATTTATATCTTAAATATTACTACTCCTACCAATGCTGCCCAAACGAAAATAGTGAAGCAGTAG
- a CDS encoding FeoB-associated Cys-rich membrane protein, with the protein MVQEIIIFIIFALAAAYVIRLLIANFRPKQGGGCAKGCGGACSTIDFNKIKNDLEAKSTLLR; encoded by the coding sequence ATGGTACAGGAAATTATTATTTTTATCATTTTTGCTTTAGCAGCCGCTTATGTTATTCGGTTACTTATTGCCAACTTCCGGCCAAAACAAGGCGGGGGTTGCGCTAAAGGCTGCGGTGGTGCCTGTTCTACTATTGATTTTAATAAAATTAAAAACGATTTGGAAGCTAAATCCACTTTGCTGCGGTAA
- a CDS encoding 4a-hydroxytetrahydrobiopterin dehydratase translates to MKAVMWQETDNRLKKTFRFPDFKTAFAFMTEVAAAAEEMDHHPEWRNMYNVVHFELYTFDAGNTVTKRDHKLAERIDEIAATYNAKE, encoded by the coding sequence ATGAAAGCTGTTATGTGGCAGGAAACTGATAATAGATTAAAAAAGACGTTCCGGTTTCCGGATTTTAAAACAGCCTTTGCTTTTATGACCGAAGTAGCCGCAGCGGCTGAAGAAATGGATCACCACCCGGAATGGCGAAACATGTACAACGTTGTTCATTTTGAACTATATACGTTTGATGCGGGCAACACAGTAACCAAACGCGATCATAAACTGGCTGAACGCATTGATGAAATAGCTGCTACTTATAATGCAAAGGAGTAG
- a CDS encoding inositol monophosphatase family protein produces MLLSELCQQVIAVTKTTGTFIRTEAQSFDRNRIEHKGLNDLVSYVDKQAEEQLVKGLQRLLPEAGFITEEGTITEREAEYNWIIDPLDGTTNFIHGLPLFSISVALMQHSEIVLGVVYEINRDECFYASKGNGAFCNDQPIRVSGAEKLADSLIVTGYPYTDFGKTDIYLQILKSYMQKSHGVRRLGSAAVDLAYVAKGIFEGFFEFNLNSYDVAAGVILVREAGGHVTMFTDNNGDPVFDREIVASNGQIHTEMLQVIGEYWQG; encoded by the coding sequence ATGCTGCTCTCTGAACTTTGCCAACAAGTAATTGCGGTTACTAAAACTACCGGTACCTTTATTCGCACCGAAGCTCAATCGTTCGATCGTAACCGGATTGAGCATAAAGGCTTAAACGATTTAGTATCGTACGTAGATAAACAAGCCGAAGAACAACTGGTAAAAGGCTTGCAGCGATTATTACCCGAAGCCGGATTTATAACCGAAGAAGGTACCATAACCGAAAGAGAAGCCGAGTACAACTGGATAATCGACCCGCTGGACGGCACTACTAATTTTATTCACGGCTTACCGCTTTTTTCTATTAGCGTTGCTTTAATGCAGCATTCCGAAATTGTGCTGGGAGTAGTGTACGAAATAAACCGCGATGAGTGTTTTTATGCGTCTAAAGGCAATGGTGCTTTTTGTAACGATCAGCCCATCCGGGTATCGGGGGCGGAAAAACTTGCCGATTCTCTCATTGTAACAGGTTACCCATATACCGATTTTGGAAAGACTGATATTTACCTGCAAATTCTGAAAAGCTACATGCAGAAATCGCACGGCGTACGGCGTTTAGGCTCGGCCGCAGTTGATCTGGCCTACGTGGCAAAAGGTATTTTCGAGGGCTTTTTTGAATTTAACCTGAATTCTTACGATGTAGCGGCCGGAGTTATTTTAGTAAGAGAAGCCGGTGGGCACGTAACCATGTTCACGGATAATAACGGCGACCCGGTATTCGACCGCGAAATTGTAGCCAGCAATGGACAAATCCACACCGAAATGCTGCAAGTAATTGGCGAGTACTGGCAAGGGTAA
- a CDS encoding alpha/beta fold hydrolase, protein MRFCFFILLFLYPALLLNAQNKTPILERAKAQALYKEAKAEFVRFEKEHGAFIQTKNVRMHYLTWGSPSGTPFIWSHGSLTNGYELFDVAPSLVKAGYYVIAIDYYGHGQTTIPTHEVSLYHIADDLKELMDKLKIKKAIIGGWSRGGYISTAFYDAYPDRVLGLVLEDGGSVNMNTYYHQMDPEKLGSTLQKIEKDWPADTSYASEFEAYYANYDTSTNGNQFNLLAWITKNNKGRWAISPGVIDLFHMRSARQWSDNILHFTRVPLFAESMSILEPKIVYRNLNVPLLILDPISKDDFMPFEAENSSLQKQHPNYITHNIYKDTGHNIHYERPKQFIQDLTVFLGKVKTHNQLK, encoded by the coding sequence ATGAGATTTTGTTTCTTTATCTTGCTATTCCTGTATCCTGCTTTACTATTAAATGCCCAAAATAAAACTCCTATTCTGGAGCGAGCTAAAGCCCAAGCCTTGTATAAAGAAGCCAAAGCAGAATTTGTTCGCTTCGAAAAAGAACACGGAGCATTTATTCAAACTAAAAATGTCCGGATGCACTATCTAACCTGGGGCAGCCCATCCGGTACACCTTTCATCTGGTCGCATGGTAGTTTAACGAACGGTTACGAACTTTTTGATGTAGCACCTAGCCTGGTAAAAGCTGGCTATTACGTTATTGCCATTGATTATTATGGGCATGGTCAAACCACAATTCCTACGCATGAAGTATCCTTGTACCACATTGCCGACGACCTAAAAGAGTTAATGGATAAGCTAAAAATTAAAAAAGCAATTATTGGCGGGTGGTCCCGAGGTGGTTATATCAGCACGGCATTTTATGACGCTTATCCCGACAGAGTTTTGGGTTTAGTATTAGAAGATGGGGGATCGGTAAATATGAACACCTATTATCATCAAATGGACCCAGAGAAACTGGGCAGCACCTTGCAAAAAATTGAAAAAGATTGGCCTGCCGACACTTCCTATGCCAGCGAATTTGAAGCCTATTACGCTAATTATGATACTAGTACCAATGGCAATCAATTTAACTTATTAGCCTGGATTACGAAAAACAATAAAGGCCGGTGGGCCATAAGCCCGGGAGTTATAGATTTGTTTCATATGCGCTCTGCCAGGCAATGGTCCGATAATATTCTTCATTTTACCCGGGTTCCTCTTTTTGCGGAGTCCATGTCGATACTGGAACCTAAAATTGTATACCGCAATTTAAATGTGCCACTTTTGATTTTAGACCCGATTAGTAAAGATGATTTTATGCCATTTGAAGCAGAAAACAGCTCCCTTCAAAAGCAACATCCAAACTACATTACCCATAATATATATAAAGATACCGGCCATAATATCCATTATGAACGCCCCAAGCAGTTTATCCAGGATTTAACTGTATTTTTGGGCAAAGTAAAAACTCATAATCAACTAAAATAA
- a CDS encoding Lnb N-terminal periplasmic domain-containing protein: protein MILSRSFINKWLLITLFLFGLGKGLAIAQNLSPQARISLITCSPGDELYSMYGHSAIRVADPTYGIDYVFNYGTFDFSTPNFYPKFVMGKLKYKLAVSNLSDFLAAYQYYNRSVYEQVLNLTLPQKNNVFRFLQTNYLPENREYYYDFFFDNCATRIRDVFQNTLGDSLRFNPALNHKKLSFRQIVGIYQNPFPWADFGVDLAMGATSDRQATASEYMFIPDYLQEGFSTATLQNRNGKAPFAQPVATLFKADSPVLVLVPLRPGIICWALFILGVVLTWWQWRQKRPDYSFDVVLFSVVGLLGFVLLFLTTSSDYKAFGRNLNLLWAIPLHLPVGLLLLRKKTLPFVKTYFLITAIVTGLLLILWQWIPQEYHPAFFPVLLLLGLRAGYIYFTQKHFIQKRTQQRVSY from the coding sequence ATGATTTTATCGCGCTCTTTTATAAATAAGTGGCTTCTGATCACTTTATTTTTATTCGGCTTAGGCAAAGGTTTGGCCATAGCGCAAAATTTATCGCCGCAAGCCCGCATTAGTTTAATTACCTGTTCGCCCGGCGACGAATTGTACTCTATGTACGGGCATAGCGCTATTCGGGTAGCCGACCCCACTTACGGGATTGATTACGTATTTAATTATGGCACTTTTGATTTTAGCACGCCTAACTTTTACCCTAAATTTGTAATGGGTAAACTTAAGTACAAACTAGCAGTATCCAATTTATCCGATTTTCTGGCAGCTTACCAATATTATAATCGATCGGTATACGAGCAAGTACTAAACTTAACCCTACCTCAAAAAAATAATGTATTTCGGTTTTTACAAACCAACTATTTGCCCGAAAACCGCGAATATTATTATGATTTTTTCTTTGATAATTGCGCGACCCGCATCCGGGATGTATTTCAAAATACTTTGGGCGATAGCTTACGGTTTAATCCTGCATTAAATCATAAAAAGCTGAGCTTTCGGCAAATTGTGGGTATTTACCAGAACCCTTTTCCGTGGGCTGATTTTGGCGTAGACCTGGCCATGGGTGCAACTAGCGATCGGCAAGCAACTGCATCTGAATATATGTTTATTCCGGATTACCTGCAAGAAGGATTTTCAACAGCTACGTTACAAAACAGAAATGGCAAAGCACCATTTGCACAACCTGTTGCTACTCTTTTTAAAGCTGATTCACCGGTTTTGGTACTTGTGCCTCTCCGGCCAGGTATTATTTGTTGGGCTTTATTTATTTTAGGAGTAGTACTTACCTGGTGGCAATGGCGGCAGAAACGTCCCGATTACAGCTTTGATGTGGTACTTTTTAGCGTAGTTGGCTTACTAGGCTTTGTTTTATTATTTTTAACTACGAGCAGCGATTATAAAGCTTTTGGCAGAAACTTAAATTTACTTTGGGCTATTCCGCTGCATTTGCCAGTAGGTTTATTATTGCTCCGCAAAAAAACTTTGCCCTTTGTAAAAACCTATTTTTTAATTACGGCTATTGTAACAGGGCTTTTACTTATTCTGTGGCAGTGGATTCCGCAGGAATACCATCCGGCTTTTTTTCCTGTGTTACTATTGTTAGGATTGCGGGCAGGATATATTTATTTCACCCAAAAACATTTTATTCAAAAAAGAACTCAACAAAGAGTAAGCTATTAA
- a CDS encoding SDR family oxidoreductase, which translates to MENKPTSQPDQHQSDQPGDEYKMTPKPEIIRDNYKGSDKLAGKVAFITGGDSGIGRAVAVHFAREGADIAIVYLDENEDARETKRLIEAESRKCLLIKGDLREESFCKNAVQQAVDEFGGKLNIVVNNAAEQHEQKELESISQEQLEATFRTNIFAYFYIAQAAIPHLQKGDSIINTTSVTSFRGSSHLMDYSATKGAITTFTRSLSQNLAEKGIRVNAVAPGPIWTPLIPATLEKVADFGSDTPLGRAGQPSEVAPAYVFLASEDGSYITGQIIHVNGGEVVAG; encoded by the coding sequence ATGGAAAACAAACCAACATCGCAGCCGGACCAACACCAGTCGGACCAGCCCGGTGATGAATATAAAATGACGCCGAAGCCCGAGATAATTCGGGATAATTATAAAGGTAGCGATAAATTAGCCGGTAAGGTTGCTTTTATTACGGGTGGGGATAGTGGTATTGGCCGGGCAGTGGCCGTCCATTTCGCCCGCGAAGGTGCCGATATAGCCATTGTTTACCTCGACGAAAACGAAGATGCCCGCGAAACCAAACGGTTAATTGAAGCCGAAAGCCGCAAATGCTTATTAATTAAAGGCGACCTGCGCGAAGAAAGTTTCTGTAAAAATGCTGTGCAGCAAGCCGTTGACGAATTTGGTGGTAAACTAAATATTGTGGTAAATAATGCCGCAGAACAACACGAGCAAAAAGAATTGGAAAGCATCAGTCAGGAACAACTGGAAGCTACTTTCCGGACGAATATTTTTGCTTATTTCTATATTGCGCAGGCAGCCATACCGCACCTGCAAAAAGGCGATAGTATTATTAACACCACGTCGGTTACTTCTTTCCGGGGTAGCAGCCATTTAATGGATTACTCCGCTACCAAAGGCGCTATTACTACTTTTACCCGTTCGCTGTCGCAAAATTTAGCGGAGAAAGGGATTCGCGTAAACGCCGTGGCTCCGGGGCCTATCTGGACACCTCTTATTCCGGCCACGCTCGAAAAAGTAGCTGATTTTGGTTCTGATACTCCTTTAGGTAGAGCCGGGCAGCCTTCAGAAGTAGCACCCGCGTACGTATTCCTCGCCTCCGAAGATGGCTCTTATATTACAGGCCAAATAATTCACGTAAACGGCGGCGAAGTAGTAGCCGGTTAA
- a CDS encoding M20/M25/M40 family metallo-hydrolase encodes MKKGVLLFLTFLLSGSLAIAQVKDPVIESIVKEANENSQLEKLAHELMDVIGPRLVGTPQMKQAGDWAVAKYKDWNISARTENWGEWRGWERGISHIDLVYPRTESLEGMQLAWSPGMKKAVTAELIIIPDVTDSMEFKKWMPAVKGKFVLISMNQPTGRPDYNWQEFAKKESFEKMKADRTAQTEAWRNRISKTGHTPRTLSVALEKAGAAGVVTCNWSNGFGVNKIFAAYTKKIPTIDISLEDYGLLYRLTESGHKPKIRVQTESKEKGRVPAFNTIAEIKGSEKPNEYVILSAHFDSWDGGTGATDNGTGTLTMMEAMRILKKVYPNPKRTILVGHWGSEEQGLNGSRAFVADHLEIVQNVQAVFNQDNGTGRVVNLAGQGFLNSYEYLGRWLTKVPDEIRSQIQTSFPGSPGTGGSDFASFVAAGAPAFSLSSLNWSYGTYTWHTNRDTYDKIVFDDVRSNAILTAILAYMASEDPDKTSRDKSVLPINSQTGQPGSWPEPRQPTRRGGLD; translated from the coding sequence ATGAAAAAAGGGGTTTTATTATTTCTCACATTTCTGCTTTCCGGAAGTTTAGCGATAGCGCAGGTAAAAGATCCTGTGATAGAAAGCATTGTGAAAGAAGCAAACGAGAATTCACAATTAGAAAAACTGGCGCACGAACTTATGGATGTAATTGGGCCGAGGTTGGTAGGTACGCCGCAAATGAAACAAGCCGGCGATTGGGCAGTAGCCAAATACAAAGACTGGAACATTAGCGCTCGCACGGAAAATTGGGGCGAGTGGCGTGGTTGGGAACGGGGTATTTCGCACATTGATTTAGTTTATCCCCGCACCGAATCGCTGGAAGGAATGCAATTAGCCTGGAGCCCGGGCATGAAGAAAGCCGTAACTGCCGAGCTCATTATTATTCCGGATGTAACCGATTCGATGGAATTTAAGAAATGGATGCCAGCGGTAAAAGGTAAGTTTGTCCTGATTTCGATGAACCAGCCCACCGGCCGGCCCGATTATAACTGGCAGGAATTTGCTAAAAAAGAATCTTTCGAGAAAATGAAAGCCGACCGCACCGCGCAAACCGAAGCTTGGCGGAATCGCATTAGCAAAACCGGGCATACCCCGCGTACTTTATCCGTAGCCTTAGAGAAAGCTGGAGCAGCCGGCGTTGTTACCTGTAATTGGTCGAATGGTTTTGGCGTGAATAAAATATTTGCCGCCTACACTAAAAAAATACCTACGATTGATATTTCGCTGGAAGATTACGGCTTGCTTTACCGCCTCACCGAATCGGGCCATAAACCTAAAATACGGGTGCAAACCGAGTCGAAGGAAAAAGGGAGGGTGCCTGCTTTTAACACCATTGCCGAAATAAAAGGCTCTGAAAAACCAAACGAGTACGTTATTTTGTCGGCGCATTTTGATTCCTGGGATGGAGGCACCGGCGCAACGGATAATGGCACCGGCACCTTAACCATGATGGAAGCCATGCGCATTTTAAAGAAAGTTTATCCGAACCCGAAACGCACGATTTTAGTTGGTCACTGGGGCAGCGAAGAACAAGGTTTAAACGGTTCGCGGGCTTTTGTGGCCGATCACCTGGAAATTGTGCAGAACGTGCAGGCAGTATTTAACCAGGATAACGGCACTGGCCGGGTAGTAAACTTAGCGGGACAAGGATTTTTAAATTCGTACGAGTACCTGGGCCGTTGGTTAACCAAAGTGCCCGATGAAATTCGTTCGCAAATTCAAACCAGTTTCCCCGGGTCTCCGGGTACCGGTGGCTCTGATTTTGCTTCGTTTGTGGCGGCCGGAGCACCCGCGTTTTCCTTAAGTTCTTTAAACTGGTCGTACGGCACCTATACCTGGCACACCAACCGCGATACCTACGATAAAATTGTGTTTGATGATGTACGGAGTAATGCCATTTTAACCGCAATTCTAGCGTACATGGCCAGCGAAGACCCTGATAAAACTTCGCGCGATAAAAGCGTATTGCCGATTAACTCCCAAACCGGGCAGCCGGGCTCCTGGCCAGAACCGCGTCAGCCTACTCGCCGGGGTGGTTTAGATTAA